In Chloracidobacterium sp., the following proteins share a genomic window:
- a CDS encoding CopG family transcriptional regulator, with the protein MSAEELERRFDEGEDMMPYVVPGSGRRINEVPQRVNIDFPRWVVNRLDREAQRLGISRQALVKVWIAERLEKV; encoded by the coding sequence ATATCGGCTGAAGAATTAGAGCGGCGATTTGATGAGGGCGAAGATATGATGCCCTACGTGGTTCCCGGCTCGGGCCGCAGGATCAATGAAGTGCCGCAGCGCGTTAATATCGATTTCCCTCGCTGGGTCGTCAACCGCCTCGACCGCGAAGCCCAGCGCCTCGGCATCAGTCGCCAAGCCCTCGTAAAGGTCTGGATCGCCGAGCGGTTGGAAAAAGTGTGA
- a CDS encoding S9 family peptidase yields the protein MKKIPLLVFVLFAFFAISHGQDRLLSIDDIFSTDSSRRVRFGGTPVFVQWAADGKSFKQIVGGKLMRVDAVTGNAAPYFNSDRLAAELLRIGVKQDQANGLANSPGLQFNETESGIVLSHADDLWYFDVAAGSLKRLTNTRDEELEPEFSPDGRWVSFVRGNNLFVVDIAKANEKQLTRDGREGDKAIYNGYLDWIYEEELYGRGQKRGYWWSPDSKFIAFLRLDEDKVPKFILPNDIPNDQKVETTFYPQAGDPNPTVKLGIADVGKTALVPNAGRIPRLGERLPPSLQRLGDSVKWVDLTGYKPDDLLIARVAWAPDSKNVMFQALNREQTSLDLNSAGLNGKSTKVLNEMTPAWVEVYDDPEFIGDGQTAVWQSARNGFKHLYLYDNGGQLVRQLTNGKWEVRNLLGVDEKNGWAYFSANKDGQINDNVYRVSLNGGEPERLTKGDGWHSASFNKDHSLFVESYSDAMTPTQTRLFRADGTLVRVINENKTDVLGRYKLSKPEFLTVKTQDGFEMEAMMIKPPNFDPAMKYPVFQYTYGGPHAPSVYNRWGGNRMLWFQMLAQKGYIVWVCDNRSSSGKGEESVWPVYKRLGELELRDIEDGLSYLKALPYVDGSRIGLHGWSYGGFMTSYALTHSNSFKIGIAGGTVSDWHLYDSIYTERYMATPQNNRDGYEKTSVVRAAKNLSGKLLLIHGQIDDNVHMQNMTQLAYELQKADKQFEMMFYPTARHGLSNPAQVKHWYTMMTEFILRNL from the coding sequence ATGAAAAAAATACCCTTGCTCGTTTTTGTCCTTTTTGCGTTTTTCGCGATTTCTCATGGCCAGGATCGGCTGCTGTCGATTGACGACATTTTCTCAACCGACTCGTCGCGGCGGGTCCGCTTTGGCGGGACGCCGGTGTTTGTGCAGTGGGCGGCGGACGGCAAGTCGTTCAAACAGATCGTCGGCGGCAAGCTGATGCGCGTTGATGCCGTTACGGGCAATGCTGCACCGTATTTTAACAGCGACCGGCTGGCGGCTGAGCTGTTACGCATCGGCGTAAAGCAGGACCAGGCGAATGGGCTCGCAAATTCGCCGGGGCTGCAATTCAATGAGACCGAGAGCGGCATCGTGCTGAGCCATGCAGACGATCTGTGGTATTTTGACGTCGCCGCGGGCTCGCTAAAACGGCTGACGAATACGCGGGACGAGGAGCTCGAGCCCGAATTCAGCCCTGATGGCCGTTGGGTCAGCTTTGTGCGCGGCAACAATCTATTTGTGGTCGATATCGCAAAGGCGAATGAAAAACAGCTCACGCGCGACGGCCGCGAAGGCGATAAGGCGATCTATAACGGCTATCTCGACTGGATCTACGAAGAGGAACTCTACGGCCGCGGGCAGAAACGAGGCTATTGGTGGTCGCCGGATTCGAAGTTCATCGCGTTTCTCAGGCTGGATGAGGACAAAGTGCCCAAGTTTATCCTGCCCAATGACATCCCGAATGATCAGAAGGTAGAGACGACTTTCTACCCGCAGGCAGGCGACCCGAACCCGACCGTTAAGCTCGGCATCGCCGATGTCGGCAAGACGGCCCTCGTGCCGAATGCCGGCCGCATCCCGCGGTTAGGCGAACGTCTGCCGCCATCGCTGCAGCGGCTCGGCGACAGCGTGAAATGGGTCGATCTCACCGGCTACAAGCCCGACGACCTGCTCATCGCACGTGTCGCATGGGCCCCCGACAGCAAGAATGTGATGTTCCAGGCCCTCAACCGCGAGCAGACGTCGCTCGACCTCAATTCGGCCGGGCTCAACGGCAAATCTACCAAGGTCCTGAACGAGATGACGCCCGCGTGGGTCGAGGTGTATGACGATCCTGAGTTCATCGGCGACGGTCAAACGGCCGTCTGGCAATCGGCACGCAATGGATTCAAGCACCTGTATCTTTACGACAATGGCGGCCAGCTTGTCCGCCAATTGACGAATGGGAAATGGGAGGTCCGCAACCTGCTGGGCGTTGATGAAAAGAATGGCTGGGCATACTTCTCGGCAAATAAGGACGGCCAGATCAATGATAACGTCTATCGTGTCAGCCTGAACGGCGGCGAGCCTGAGCGCCTGACAAAAGGTGACGGCTGGCATTCGGCGTCGTTCAACAAGGACCATTCGCTCTTTGTCGAGAGCTACTCAGATGCGATGACGCCGACACAGACGCGGCTCTTTCGCGCTGACGGCACCCTCGTGCGCGTCATTAACGAGAACAAGACGGACGTGCTCGGGCGATACAAGCTCAGCAAGCCCGAATTCCTAACGGTCAAGACACAGGACGGCTTTGAGATGGAGGCGATGATGATCAAGCCGCCGAACTTTGACCCGGCGATGAAGTATCCCGTCTTCCAATACACATACGGCGGCCCGCACGCGCCGTCGGTCTATAACCGCTGGGGCGGCAATCGGATGCTCTGGTTCCAGATGCTCGCGCAAAAGGGTTACATCGTCTGGGTCTGTGACAACCGCTCGTCAAGCGGTAAGGGTGAAGAATCGGTTTGGCCCGTGTATAAACGCCTCGGCGAGCTCGAACTTCGCGACATCGAGGACGGCCTCTCGTATCTTAAGGCGCTTCCCTACGTTGACGGCAGCCGTATCGGCCTGCACGGCTGGAGCTATGGCGGATTTATGACGAGCTACGCCCTCACGCACAGCAATTCGTTCAAGATCGGCATCGCCGGCGGCACCGTTTCTGACTGGCACCTCTATGACTCGATCTATACCGAACGCTACATGGCGACGCCGCAGAACAACCGTGACGGCTACGAGAAAACCTCGGTCGTAAGGGCCGCCAAAAACCTCTCAGGCAAGCTGCTGCTCATCCACGGCCAGATCGACGACAACGTCCATATGCAAAACATGACCCAACTTGCCTACGAGCTGCAAAAGGCCGATAAGCAGTTTGAAATGATGTTCTACCCCACCGCCCGCCACGGCCTCAGCAACCCGGCGCAGGTGAAGCACTGGTACACGATGATGACGGAATTTATTTTGAGGAATTTGTAG
- the xerC gene encoding tyrosine recombinase XerC, with the protein MQESLVQFLQHLKYERNVSPHTLRNYASDLGQFQQFLFNVEKRDDVPIDQIDRLTIREWMAGLHGDHKKTSVARKLASLRTFFQFLVREGKLESNPAKLVATPKIERKLPNHLSMEDAVRFIETPDVNTDLGRRDRAILEFLYATGIRVGELVNIDLGDVDFRERMVRVTGKRKKQRIVPFGEPAAQAVMHYLEDTRSVFLSGAPEAERTNALFLHRRGGRLTTRSVGRMIDKYIRHCADIHDISPHSLRHTFATHLLDQGADLRDIQELLGHARLSTTQIYTQVSMEKMIEVYDKAHPKA; encoded by the coding sequence CTGCAAGAGTCCTTAGTCCAATTCCTCCAACACCTAAAATACGAGCGCAATGTGAGCCCGCATACGCTGCGGAATTACGCATCGGACCTGGGGCAGTTTCAGCAGTTTCTGTTCAATGTCGAGAAGCGTGACGATGTGCCTATCGATCAGATCGACCGACTGACGATACGCGAATGGATGGCGGGCCTTCACGGCGATCATAAGAAGACATCGGTCGCGAGAAAGCTGGCGTCATTAAGAACGTTTTTCCAGTTTCTCGTCCGCGAGGGCAAGCTCGAATCTAATCCCGCAAAGCTCGTCGCCACGCCAAAGATCGAGCGAAAGCTGCCCAACCACCTGTCGATGGAGGACGCCGTGCGGTTTATCGAGACGCCGGATGTCAACACCGACCTAGGCCGGCGCGATAGGGCGATACTTGAGTTTCTGTACGCGACGGGCATTCGCGTGGGCGAGCTGGTCAATATCGACCTCGGCGATGTGGATTTTCGTGAACGCATGGTCCGCGTCACCGGCAAACGAAAGAAACAGAGGATCGTGCCATTCGGCGAGCCTGCCGCACAGGCCGTGATGCACTATCTCGAAGATACTCGCAGCGTTTTTTTGTCGGGTGCTCCCGAGGCCGAGCGAACAAATGCCCTGTTTCTCCACCGCCGCGGCGGCCGTCTGACGACACGATCGGTCGGCCGGATGATCGACAAATACATCCGCCACTGCGCTGATATCCACGACATCTCGCCGCACAGCCTGCGACACACCTTCGCCACGCACCTACTCGACCAAGGTGCCGACCTGCGAGACATCCAGGAACTCCTCGGCCACGCGCGGCTCTCAACTACACAGATCTACACGCAGGTCTCGATGGAAAAGATGATCGAGGTGTATGACAAAGCGCATCCTAAGGCTTAG
- a CDS encoding VWA domain-containing protein, with the protein MSSRSFFFVLAFFACFAVSSPAQSGRAKPTPTPTPRSITGPSVVSSPSPTPKPVDTPPDKKDDGDVIKVAAALVPIPVSVTDESGRVVAALKLIDFDLKIDGRPAQVAEMFRSEAPIRLAMLFDNSSSVLLAREFEKDAATRFFKRVIRPDRDMAALFSVADYTRLEQPLTRDLSLLTKAIEMFPDPKGATALLDGIIEVAQYLKSAEGRRVIVIVSDGEDTYSDLKTTLDDVTRALQVNDCQVYVVRTKDFENLKRTGVRAGNANIRTLAAERRMLEITQQTGGAVYSPIDEDEMNTAFARIAADLSQQYVLSYYPEDDTGKPGDLRTIEVTVKEKEKLTVRARKGYYVPKKNNH; encoded by the coding sequence ATGAGTTCTCGCTCCTTCTTCTTTGTTTTAGCATTTTTCGCGTGTTTCGCGGTTAGTTCTCCTGCGCAGTCGGGAAGGGCAAAGCCGACGCCCACGCCGACGCCACGCTCCATCACCGGCCCGTCGGTTGTTAGCTCACCATCGCCAACGCCAAAGCCGGTTGATACGCCGCCCGACAAAAAGGACGATGGCGACGTGATCAAGGTCGCGGCCGCGCTCGTGCCGATACCCGTCTCGGTCACAGACGAGAGCGGCCGCGTTGTGGCGGCATTGAAGCTCATCGATTTTGACCTAAAGATCGACGGCCGGCCTGCGCAGGTCGCTGAGATGTTCCGCTCAGAAGCGCCGATCAGGCTGGCGATGCTTTTCGACAATTCGTCAAGCGTTCTGCTCGCGCGCGAGTTTGAAAAGGATGCGGCAACACGCTTTTTCAAGCGCGTCATTCGCCCCGACAGAGACATGGCCGCGCTGTTCTCGGTTGCCGACTACACACGTCTTGAACAGCCGCTGACCCGCGATCTTTCCCTGCTTACGAAGGCGATCGAGATGTTCCCCGATCCTAAGGGTGCGACGGCGCTGCTCGATGGGATCATCGAGGTTGCGCAATACTTAAAGTCGGCTGAGGGCCGCCGCGTGATCGTGATCGTGTCAGACGGCGAAGACACATATAGTGACCTCAAGACGACGCTCGACGATGTGACGCGCGCCCTGCAGGTGAACGATTGCCAGGTCTATGTCGTGCGCACAAAAGATTTTGAGAACCTGAAGCGGACGGGAGTGCGCGCCGGCAACGCCAACATCCGCACGCTTGCCGCCGAACGCAGAATGCTCGAGATCACACAGCAGACCGGCGGGGCCGTCTATTCGCCTATCGACGAAGACGAAATGAACACCGCCTTTGCCCGTATCGCCGCCGATCTGTCGCAGCAATACGTTCTCAGCTATTACCCTGAGGACGACACCGGCAAGCCGGGCGATCTTCGCACGATCGAGGTCACGGTCAAAGAAAAAGAAAAGCTCACCGTGCGGGCACGCAAGGGTTATTATGTCCCTAAGAAAAATAACCATTAA
- a CDS encoding sulfite exporter TauE/SafE family protein, producing MEPTTLLIILAIFIVAVLYSSVGHGGASGYLAVMAFFAVTPELTRPTALVLNLFVASIGTIQFWRAGHFKWGTFWPFAVTSIPFAFIGGMIKLPTNAYRVVLGLVLLFAAFRLAWKFASDDKEVKQPNLAVALLIGAAMGLLSGLVGVGGGIFLTPVLLLMHWSETKTAAGVSALFILVNSASGLAGNYSQVSVLPGEVWFWVGAAVAGGLVGSTLGAKKFDSLTLRRVLALVLVLAAVKLIVV from the coding sequence ATGGAACCAACGACATTACTAATTATTCTCGCGATCTTCATTGTTGCCGTGCTGTACTCTTCGGTCGGGCATGGCGGGGCATCTGGGTATTTGGCGGTGATGGCGTTCTTTGCCGTGACGCCCGAGCTGACGCGGCCGACGGCGTTGGTGCTGAACCTGTTTGTGGCGTCGATCGGGACGATACAATTCTGGCGGGCCGGGCATTTCAAATGGGGCACGTTCTGGCCGTTTGCCGTGACGTCGATCCCGTTTGCCTTTATCGGCGGAATGATAAAGCTGCCGACAAATGCGTATCGCGTCGTTCTGGGGCTGGTACTGCTGTTTGCGGCGTTTCGGCTGGCGTGGAAATTTGCCTCCGACGATAAAGAGGTCAAGCAGCCGAACCTCGCGGTCGCTCTACTGATCGGCGCGGCCATGGGGCTGCTGTCGGGGCTCGTCGGCGTGGGCGGTGGCATATTCCTGACGCCAGTGCTGCTGTTGATGCACTGGTCCGAGACAAAAACGGCGGCGGGCGTGTCGGCGCTCTTCATCCTCGTGAATTCCGCATCGGGCCTCGCGGGCAATTACTCTCAGGTCAGCGTGCTGCCCGGCGAGGTTTGGTTCTGGGTCGGTGCGGCCGTCGCCGGCGGACTTGTCGGCTCAACATTGGGTGCAAAGAAGTTTGACTCTCTAACGCTCAGGCGCGTGCTGGCGCTGGTGCTGGTGTTAGCGGCGGTGAAGCTGATCGTCGTATAG
- the trmFO gene encoding methylenetetrahydrofolate--tRNA-(uracil(54)-C(5))-methyltransferase (FADH(2)-oxidizing) TrmFO, with protein MELVNIVGGGLAGVEAAWQAARLGANVRLYEMRPVMQTPAHRTDKLAEIVCSNSLKSDEPGSAPYLLKEELRRGSSLVMEAAEATRVPAGAALSVDRAKFAEYITEKIEQHPRIEIVREEIRSADTLVRMDAASASRRAASRGEPSETDVPFAGGTGDADKSVRTPTGTPTVIATGPLTSDALTADIMRFTGGDQLYFYDAIAPIVAADSIDMSVAFKAARYGKGGDDYINCPMNEAEYAAFYEALTGAISVPVKRFESTQWFEACLPLEELARRGVDTLRYGPMKPKGLYDPRTGAEPYACVQLRQENLMADAFGMVGFQNHLKYGEQAKVLRLIPGLENAEFLQYGQIHRNTFINSPKILNETLATRANPFLFFAGQITGVEGYVESVATGWLAGLNAVRALRGEQMLVAPVTSAIGALCRYVSNVETKNFQPVNITFGLLEPMPVELRKKHRNKRERHMVQVERALKDWDEWLHRVAMPECSRGFQPTEGAFPLSASRSDG; from the coding sequence GTGGAGTTAGTCAACATCGTCGGCGGCGGCCTCGCGGGCGTTGAGGCTGCCTGGCAGGCGGCGCGGTTGGGTGCAAACGTGCGGCTGTATGAGATGCGGCCCGTGATGCAGACGCCCGCGCACCGCACGGACAAGCTGGCTGAGATCGTTTGCTCGAATTCGCTCAAGTCTGACGAGCCCGGCAGCGCACCATATCTGTTGAAAGAAGAACTCCGCCGCGGCAGCTCGCTCGTGATGGAAGCGGCGGAAGCAACCCGCGTCCCCGCCGGAGCGGCGTTGTCGGTCGACCGCGCGAAATTTGCCGAATACATCACCGAAAAGATCGAGCAGCATCCGCGCATTGAGATAGTTCGCGAAGAGATTCGGAGTGCGGACACTCTTGTCCGCATGGACGCCGCTTCGGCGTCCAGACGTGCCGCGAGTAGGGGTGAACCGAGTGAAACCGACGTACCGTTCGCCGGAGGAACCGGCGATGCGGACAAGAGTGTCCGCACTCCGACCGGCACTCCGACGGTGATCGCCACCGGGCCGCTCACGTCTGACGCACTTACGGCAGACATTATGCGGTTTACGGGCGGCGATCAGTTGTATTTTTACGACGCGATCGCGCCGATCGTGGCGGCGGATTCGATAGATATGTCGGTCGCGTTCAAGGCCGCGAGGTATGGCAAGGGCGGCGACGATTACATCAATTGCCCGATGAATGAGGCGGAATACGCCGCGTTTTACGAGGCGTTGACCGGAGCTATTTCGGTGCCTGTGAAGCGGTTTGAATCGACGCAGTGGTTCGAAGCGTGTTTGCCGCTCGAAGAACTAGCTCGTCGCGGCGTTGATACTTTGCGATACGGCCCGATGAAGCCTAAGGGCCTATATGACCCGCGAACCGGTGCCGAGCCGTACGCCTGTGTTCAGTTGAGGCAAGAAAATCTCATGGCCGACGCGTTTGGCATGGTCGGCTTTCAAAACCACCTGAAATACGGCGAACAGGCGAAAGTTTTGCGGCTGATCCCAGGCCTCGAAAACGCAGAATTCCTGCAATACGGCCAGATACACCGCAACACCTTTATCAACAGCCCAAAGATCCTGAACGAAACGCTCGCGACGCGTGCGAATCCATTTCTCTTCTTCGCCGGCCAGATCACCGGCGTCGAGGGCTACGTCGAAAGCGTCGCCACAGGCTGGCTCGCGGGCCTAAACGCGGTGCGTGCTTTACGCGGCGAGCAAATGCTCGTCGCTCCCGTAACATCCGCGATCGGCGCGTTATGCCGCTACGTATCGAACGTTGAGACAAAGAACTTTCAGCCGGTGAATATAACGTTTGGATTACTTGAGCCGATGCCCGTAGAACTCCGCAAAAAACACCGCAACAAACGCGAACGGCACATGGTCCAGGTCGAACGGGCGTTGAAAGATTGGGATGAGTGGCTTCATCGCGTAGCGATGCCTGAATGTAGCCGTGGGTTTCAACCCACGGAAGGAGCGTTTCCGTTATCCGCGTCGCGTAGCGACGGTTGA
- a CDS encoding P22 coat protein - protein 5 domain protein: MALDFIPTVWAARLLVALEKSLVYGQSIVCNRDYEGEIKEAGNTVKIASIGEVTIDDYTKDTDISEPESLTDTEQNLLIDQAKYFNFYVDSIDRAQQNVNVLDEAMRRSAWGLRDVADSFLAGLMAAAVPVGNTIGSTLTPEVPTKETAYEYLVDLGVKLDEANTPIDSRFVVVPAWFHGLLLKDERFIKAGTRMSDTALKNGEVGEAAGFAILKSNNVPNTSGAKYKIIAGHSRGTAYVEQVVDLQNYKPEKRFGDAVKGLHVYGAKVVRPTCLAMLIADKE; encoded by the coding sequence ATGGCTTTAGATTTTATACCAACAGTTTGGGCGGCGAGATTGCTTGTCGCTTTGGAAAAATCGCTCGTTTACGGGCAATCGATCGTGTGCAACCGCGACTATGAGGGTGAGATCAAGGAGGCCGGCAATACGGTCAAGATCGCGTCCATCGGCGAGGTCACCATCGACGATTACACAAAGGACACAGACATCAGCGAGCCTGAATCGCTGACCGACACGGAGCAAAACCTGCTGATCGATCAGGCGAAGTACTTTAACTTTTACGTCGATTCCATCGACCGCGCGCAGCAGAACGTGAACGTGCTTGACGAGGCGATGCGGCGCTCGGCCTGGGGCCTGCGAGACGTGGCGGACAGCTTTCTCGCCGGCCTGATGGCGGCGGCGGTGCCCGTCGGCAACACCATCGGCTCGACGCTGACGCCCGAGGTGCCGACCAAGGAAACGGCATATGAATACCTGGTCGATCTCGGCGTCAAGCTCGATGAGGCCAACACGCCGATCGACAGCCGATTTGTGGTCGTGCCGGCGTGGTTTCACGGCCTGCTGCTCAAGGACGAGCGGTTCATCAAGGCCGGCACACGCATGTCCGACACCGCGCTAAAGAACGGCGAGGTCGGCGAGGCCGCGGGCTTCGCCATCCTCAAATCGAACAACGTGCCCAACACTTCGGGTGCGAAGTACAAGATCATCGCCGGCCACAGCCGCGGCACGGCCTACGTCGAACAGGTCGTCGACCTGCAAAACTACAAGCCCGAAAAACGCTTCGGCGACGCCGTCAAGGGCCTCCACGTTTACGGCGCGAAGGTCGTCAGGCCGACGTGTTTGGCAATGCTCATTGCTGACAAAGAGTAA
- a CDS encoding phage portal protein → MNKHIEQAIENLRSAAVRVERPERYYDGRHDLRFATEKFENTFGTLFREFALNLCPAVCDALKDKLRIVGFSVDAVSGQPSAVSGKNEPPRRRSADTPPSQGGELSEAASLRSDAREIWSRNRMALRAGEVHKEVLKNGDAYLIVWPDGQGRARFYPNRAANVTVAYDEEDAGRINWAAKAWIAADKHVRLNLFYPNRIEKYVSKEKSEGILPEAKSFVPFVLSSRFSVPDGERGQAEAWTQNNPYGVVPVFHFANNADLGTLGRSELEAAIPVQDGLNKAVLDMLVAMEFSAFRQRWAAGIEVATDEEGKAVVPFQSGIDKVWMAENPSARFGDFEASQLDQFLKVKDSFRTDIASVTGTPLHYFMQTTRALPSGEALRKAETRFIAKVRDRQEAFGQVWADAMEFALRIEGRSVDSRLITQWEDPSPLSEREMLENILLKRRIGLPVEEALVEAGYGAADADGMTEIAA, encoded by the coding sequence ATGAACAAACACATCGAACAAGCAATTGAGAACCTTCGCTCGGCGGCGGTTAGGGTTGAGAGGCCGGAGAGGTATTACGACGGGAGGCATGACCTGAGGTTTGCTACCGAGAAATTTGAGAACACGTTTGGGACGCTGTTCAGGGAGTTTGCACTGAATCTGTGCCCTGCCGTTTGTGACGCGCTGAAGGACAAGCTGCGCATCGTCGGATTCTCCGTCGATGCTGTCAGCGGTCAGCCGTCAGCCGTCAGCGGGAAGAACGAACCACCCCGTCGGCGAAGCGCCGACACCCCTCCTTCTCAAGGAGGGGAGCTTTCGGAGGCTGCCAGCCTGCGGTCCGACGCGCGGGAGATCTGGTCGCGGAATCGGATGGCGCTGCGCGCCGGAGAGGTTCATAAAGAGGTGCTGAAGAATGGCGATGCATATTTGATCGTGTGGCCCGACGGGCAGGGACGCGCGCGGTTTTATCCGAATCGGGCGGCGAACGTCACCGTGGCCTATGACGAAGAGGACGCGGGGCGCATCAACTGGGCGGCGAAGGCGTGGATCGCGGCGGACAAGCATGTGCGGCTGAATTTGTTTTATCCGAATCGGATCGAAAAGTACGTTTCGAAGGAGAAGTCAGAGGGCATTCTGCCGGAGGCGAAATCGTTCGTGCCTTTCGTTCTGAGTTCGCGCTTTAGCGTGCCTGACGGCGAACGCGGGCAAGCTGAAGCTTGGACTCAGAACAATCCTTACGGCGTCGTTCCCGTTTTCCATTTCGCGAATAACGCCGATCTTGGGACGCTTGGGCGGTCGGAGTTGGAGGCGGCGATTCCGGTGCAGGACGGGTTGAATAAAGCGGTGCTGGACATGCTGGTGGCGATGGAGTTTTCGGCCTTTCGGCAGCGGTGGGCGGCCGGTATCGAGGTCGCGACGGACGAGGAAGGCAAGGCCGTCGTGCCGTTTCAGTCGGGCATCGACAAGGTCTGGATGGCCGAGAACCCGAGCGCGCGCTTTGGCGATTTTGAGGCTTCGCAGTTAGACCAGTTCCTGAAAGTAAAAGACAGCTTTCGCACGGACATCGCTTCGGTGACAGGCACGCCGCTGCATTACTTTATGCAGACGACGCGGGCGTTGCCGTCGGGCGAGGCTTTGCGCAAGGCAGAGACGCGCTTCATCGCCAAGGTCCGCGACCGGCAAGAGGCATTCGGCCAGGTGTGGGCCGACGCGATGGAGTTTGCGCTGCGCATCGAGGGCCGCAGCGTTGATTCGAGGTTGATCACCCAATGGGAAGACCCTTCGCCGCTATCTGAGCGCGAGATGCTGGAGAACATTTTGTTGAAACGACGGATCGGCCTGCCGGTCGAGGAAGCTCTCGTCGAGGCCGGCTACGGCGCGGCGGATGCAGATGGAATGACGGAAATCGCCGCGTAG
- a CDS encoding protein-export chaperone SecB, with amino-acid sequence MPATLSRLQLKRYFLKELSYFLKDSLEKEPSAKDHAKTIDLEIGDMTTPVGRSGREWRCELTIKSTNPEPEHFYDFRIVMVGFFSIHESVDTKTAKIIAETNAPAILYSTSREIVATVTRRSPYPGTLLPAVTFLRESEEPKQPSKRQPTPKTR; translated from the coding sequence ATGCCAGCCACCCTGTCCCGGTTGCAGCTTAAGCGCTACTTTCTGAAAGAGCTGTCTTACTTTCTTAAGGACAGCTTGGAAAAGGAACCTAGCGCGAAAGATCATGCAAAGACGATTGACTTGGAAATAGGCGACATGACAACGCCTGTGGGACGATCGGGTCGAGAATGGCGCTGTGAGCTTACTATCAAATCTACCAATCCGGAGCCGGAGCATTTTTATGACTTTCGGATTGTGATGGTAGGTTTCTTTAGTATCCATGAAAGTGTCGACACTAAGACCGCGAAAATTATCGCCGAAACGAACGCGCCAGCGATACTGTATTCAACTTCACGCGAAATTGTCGCAACCGTTACCCGGCGAAGCCCTTATCCAGGGACGTTGCTGCCAGCAGTTACCTTCTTGCGGGAGTCAGAGGAGCCGAAACAACCCTCGAAACGACAGCCAACGCCTAAGACCAGGTAA
- a CDS encoding type II toxin-antitoxin system MqsA family antitoxin, which yields MDCTECGNDIVLVKKTKVHYNGIRVADVYLRNCEVEVCRHCGAEFPVVRNIKQVHLAIARAIALQAARLTGEEVRFLRRSLRMTVAEWAARIGIAPETFSRWENGRSPAQQVEKLARIDFLARASSGQMSGFELSDMIAETLTTQLSEQRESAIVIDVEDLDSKPRYESLTSPEMITPSFAHVEALTLGVVRLANVKLARSQSVSQLATGLNYGEICDASHPVPVAA from the coding sequence ATGGATTGCACAGAATGCGGAAATGACATTGTCCTGGTAAAGAAAACCAAGGTTCACTACAACGGAATTCGCGTTGCAGATGTGTACCTTCGGAATTGTGAAGTAGAGGTGTGCCGACATTGCGGCGCCGAATTCCCGGTGGTTCGAAACATTAAACAAGTCCATCTTGCGATAGCAAGGGCCATAGCATTACAGGCGGCACGACTTACGGGGGAAGAGGTCAGGTTCCTGCGTCGTTCCCTTCGTATGACGGTCGCCGAATGGGCTGCTCGCATTGGAATTGCCCCAGAAACATTCTCTAGGTGGGAAAATGGTCGGTCGCCGGCTCAACAGGTTGAAAAACTCGCGCGGATCGATTTTCTGGCTCGCGCGTCGTCCGGTCAAATGTCGGGTTTCGAATTGTCCGACATGATCGCTGAAACGTTGACAACACAGCTCTCAGAACAGCGAGAATCGGCGATTGTAATCGATGTAGAGGATCTCGATTCTAAGCCACGATACGAGAGTCTCACCTCGCCAGAAATGATCACCCCAAGCTTCGCTCATGTTGAAGCATTAACATTGGGTGTTGTCCGTCTAGCGAATGTCAAACTGGCTCGAAGTCAATCGGTTTCCCAATTGGCAACGGGCCTTAATTACGGAGAGATTTGCGATGCCAGCCACCCTGTCCCGGTTGCAGCTTAA
- a CDS encoding DUF4258 domain-containing protein, translating into MAAPYPPRKALDLIRKILNEGGYIAPSRRHARQGRMSERDVDMQDLEILLLETGTITRKAEWEDDHQNYKYRVEGKDDYGDDLTAIVVIDETNWRIKVVTVFD; encoded by the coding sequence ATGGCTGCTCCTTATCCTCCTCGAAAAGCCCTTGATCTTATTCGAAAAATCCTCAATGAAGGCGGGTATATCGCCCCGAGCCGCCGTCATGCCCGACAGGGCCGCATGTCGGAACGAGATGTCGATATGCAGGATCTCGAAATTCTCTTATTAGAAACAGGGACAATCACGAGAAAGGCTGAATGGGAAGATGACCACCAAAACTATAAATATCGAGTCGAAGGTAAGGACGATTACGGAGACGACCTCACCGCTATTGTAGTGATTGATGAAACCAACTGGCGCATAAAGGTCGTAACAGTTTTTGACTAG